GCAAACATTGTGGGGACAGCGAGAAAAAATGAGAATTCGGCGGCGTAGGTTCTTGAGGCTCCAGTCAAAATACCTCCCAATATCGTTGCCCCAGAGCGCGAAACTCCAGGAATCAATGCGAAACATTGGGCGAAGCCGACCTTTAGAGCTTGGGAGCTACTAAACGTCTCATCGAGTTTTTTGTCATTCACGAGTTTACTCGTAGCATCTACTGCAAGAGGCACAGGTGGTTTGATCTTCCAATAGTCAGACCAGATGAGTACAGCCCCTCCCACCACAAGGCTTATAGCGACGGTGTTCGCACTTTCTAAAAGAGCGTCGATATGATCACCAAACAAGAGACCTATTATGGCGGCAGGCAAGAAGGCAACAAACAGTTTTAGGTAAAACTTTGGTCCAACGAGAAACCGCCTCCAATAAAGAGTAACGACAGACAAGATGGCGCCAAATTGAATGATGATTAAGTAACTTTTCGTAAAGCTATCTTCTTGTATACCAAACCAGCTGGAGGCCAGGATCATATGACCTGTAGATGATACCGGTAAGAACTCTGTGACCCCTTCAATAACAGCGATAACAAGAGCTTCGACTAGCGTCATGACGATCAACCTCCCCAATTCTTCTACAGCATTTGAAAAGTCACTATAACGACTAACCTTACTGTTGAAAAGAAGGGTTCCTTCTAAAAATCTTGAGGGGTCGGGATGAGAGCACTTTGCCCTTACGCAGCCGAAAGGGATTTCGTACTTCTGGATGTTTTCGAATGAGACTAAAATGTTCGACCTGTTGCATCCGAAAAAGGCAGCAGGCACGGCATGGTGTTTCTCAGTTTGATACGAGAATCCTTGTAAAACTGTCTACTCCATTTCTGAGTGAACCCGATGAGTTAGCAAATCCAAAGATTTTTGACAAAAAGTTCGACAATCAGAGTGAGACTTTCAGATGAGTTAGTATTTTTTTTCACTGGACCAACGTAGAGTTGAAGTAGGTGGGAGGTGTAGCGTGAAAACGTTTACCCTTAAAGATGAAAGTATTCTGATGTCGACTGTTCCAGTGAGAGCTCCATTAATTGCGCCAGCGATCTTATTATTGGTGCTCGCGGGCTGCGCGGGGGGCGGAGCCGGCGGCGAAGGGGCTTCAATTGATGCCGGGGCAACGGATTCCTTGCAAGGAGAGTCACCTGTTGAAGGTATTTCGGCTGAAGAGATAAAGTTCGGCCAGTACGATATCAATATGTATCCGCTGAACAAGGTGGTGTGCGATCCTTTTGGAGGCGGACAGCAGCAGCCGACTTCCAGTCAAGGTGTCAAAGGGACACTTTTCTATCGCACCGCAATTCACCCTCGCTGGTACGAAGTCGCTAAATACATAAACCTGGGGTTTCAGTCTTCTCAAGAAATTTTCATGTCGCAGCTCAACCTACCTACCAGGAAGTTCGAGCTAGGGTTTTCAACACCGACTGGTGACAAGATTAAGGATGATGATGGAAATGTCTTGATTGAATACTTTGGTATGCGATTCCAAACCGTCATTAAGCTAGCAGAAGGCCAAGAGGCGGGAATGTATCAGTTGGCCCTTCTGTCTGATGACGGCACGGTGATGCGCATTCGAGATGAAAACGGTGTTTGGAAAACAATAATCAACAATGATGGGGATCACCCAACGAAAATGGGTTGTGCGAGTGAAGCGATTTATATGTCTCCAGAGCGAGAATACCTATCAGAGATCGACTACTATCAAGGCCCTAGGTACCACATTTCACTCGTGGCTATGTGGAGAAAAGTCGATGACAACACTCCCGCCGAAGTCGAATGCGGCAAAAGCGGGAACAACTACTTTTTTAACGAGAATACAAGCCTTCCAAGGGCACCATACAATGGGCTTCTTAGCCGCGGATGGACCGCGCTGGTGCCAGCCAACTATGCTCTTGCCCAGCAAGCGGTTTTCAACCCATGTAAGGAAGGCACCGCTCCGGTAATTAGTAATCTCGACATTAATGAATTTGGACCTACCTACGCTTTTGTATACTGGGAGACAGACATTCCCGCTTCATCGCAGGTCTATTCTCTTAACCTATCGAATGGTGAGTCGAAGCTCACTACGAGCGATAACGTTTTGAGAACTAGGCACCTATTGCCAATTACTGATTTAACACCGGGAACGCTCTACGAATTTAGAGCTGTCTCTTACTCAGATGACTACGGTCATGCAGTCAGTGAATCTCTGACTTTTAGAATGCCGCAGTAATCTCTCGCTCATATGCCCTCCTTTGGTCTTGATTAAGTAGATGACTCCTAACGAGCTAACTCGTTAGGAGTTAATCTGTGTACCAGAGCAACCAGCTCTCAGATTTGTTCTGGAGGACAGTGAGATGAGTGAGCTTTATCACCAATTAGAAAGAGTTAACTTTTCAAAAGGAGAGGTTCTCTTTAAAGAGGGGGAGGCGGGATACTTTTTTTATATACTTCAAGAGGGTGCGGCTGAAGTTTTCAAAACAACTCCATCGGGCCAAGAAAAAAGATTGGGAGTCGTGAGAGCAGGGCAACCTCTTGGAGAATTCGCGCTGATAACCCAAAGCCCGCGATCGGCATCGGCTAGGGCCACCGATAATGGTTACGCCATTAAGATTTCATCAGATGCTTATGAAAAGCTCCTTGCAGAGCTTCCCGAGTGGGCCATGTCTGTTCTTGAAAGTCTCGTAGATCGGCTAAAATCAGCGAATGACCTCTTGGCGCAATTCTCAGACAGAATAGATGATGGCGATAGGTTTGGTAAAACAATTCGAGAGAGAATCAGTCAATAAGAAATGCCCCTCCCGGGCGAACGAAATTGGGAGGGGGTTAGAACCACAATCAAACTTTTTAGTACCGTTTACACGAGGATCCCAGGTACGACCCTTTGTGGGCCGACCAACTGTGATCCCTACTACAACTATTTTCTTGGTAGCTCTGAGAGCACTCTTTCGTAGTACTTCGAACTCCTGAACCCACCGGGTTCACCCATTCGGCCATCCAAGTGTTTCTCTAAAAACTCTGCTTTGAAACCGTAAGCCAGCTTTTCTTGCGGGCTGGCGCTTTCTGGTGCACTCGCCCCTTGTTGCACGGCTTGGAGTATCGCGTTTAGCTTTTCTAAATCAAACGACTCAAGGAGCCTGTTAAAAACATAGGCTTTCGCGATGACGTCGGTCAGAGTGCTATCATCTTTGTAGTAATAAGTCGTCGTGCTCGTTTTGATACTTCTAAATTGACCGCCGGCACTTTCTAGGGCTTCGCCGCTGGGCAGTTGCCCATAAATAGTCATCGCGTTTAGTAACTCATCGCCGACTGGGTCGGATGTAGGCTCTTCAGACAGGTACATTCCAAAGCGATCCAAAGCCACGCTTGTGAACGTTTGATTGTCGACTCTTAACTTTGTGGCTTTTACAATACCTGAAGTGAGTGTCTCGATTCTATGCGAACCGTCGACATCGCCTTCGAGGCCATAACTTAAAGCGACCAGGCTCAAACCCGCCGTGCCTTCGACGTTCAATACCTGATGAAAGTCATCGAGAACGAGAGACACGATGAGTTCAATCACGGAAGGTATAAGCTCCGGTATATTCAAAACGTTTTCGCGGTTTCGATCAAAGGTCGATATGCCCAAGCGTCGTTGAAACAAACTATCGAGAGCCGCAATCTTATCTAGCCAAACTCCTCTAACATCAATTTGATCGACGTACGGGTTGGTACTGTCAGGAGACTTTTTAGAGTGAAAAAGCCTACCAACTTGACCAATATAGTTGAGATTTGGGTTCGACCTTAAGGCCTCACAGTTGATATGCCTATCGTCAACTTTAAGGAGCGGCGCTACAAGCAGCTGTGTTGGGTCTGCTGTCGTTGTAGCTAAGCAATGAACATCCGGTGTGCTGACTACTTTAATAAAGAACTTTCCTGCCGTGACTGCCGCACTCTTAATGTCGATAAAGAAAGGTATGGTCTGCCAATGCGTCGGAGTTATTTGAGAAATCTTCGAGAGTCTCTCATAAAGCTCGATCATTCGTCTAAGGCCCAGAAAGTAAGAACGCACTCTGCTATAGTGTGCCTTATCTTCAATCAACGAGAAGCTTCTTAGGCCTCGGCGAAAATTTCTTTTACGGTAGAGCTCGTCGTAGGCCTTGACCATGTGTTCCGCAATTTCGGAGTAGCTGCTGCCCTCATCAAAGCGGTTACATCCCGGATTCACGTCAACATGTTCGTCTGTGCAGTAGCGAAAACTTTTCAGCTCTTCAATCCCAAATTCAACCCCAGAGACATCTTTGATGGCTGTTTGAGTCGGAACTTCAACATTCACTAGACGTTCTTGGTAGCTTGCGTCCTGCGGAAGTTGAATGATCTTACCGTTAATGTCTTCTAATTGGCGGTTGTAACCAAAGCGAAGTGCCGCGACGTCATATTTACCTAAAAGTCTAAGCTCATTCAGTTGTCGGTAGCTGTAATCCATAACTGAGGAGTACTCAAAGTTTCCAGAAAAGCCTCTTTGAGTGAGTTCCTCTTGTGTGTAAAAATTGGCCTTGTCTTCAGACCCACCGAAGTTGTGTCTCAGCCCCAGGTTATGACCTATTTCATGCACGAGTACCGGTATCCATACGACGGGAATGAGCTTATTGAGAATTGCCGTTTTTTCTTCTTCTCCAAGTTCATTCCAAGCCTTTGGTTTTTGCCCACTTTCGAATAGTTGAGGTAGAGCGCTTCTAAAAACACGGCTCGTCTCTGCCATATCGCTAGGGTATCCGCAGTGCTTTGCTTCCTTCCTAATGTTTAAAAGTTCATTCGAGTCATCCACT
This sequence is a window from Bdellovibrionales bacterium CG10_big_fil_rev_8_21_14_0_10_45_34. Protein-coding genes within it:
- a CDS encoding undecaprenyl-diphosphate phosphatase; this encodes MTLVEALVIAVIEGVTEFLPVSSTGHMILASSWFGIQEDSFTKSYLIIIQFGAILSVVTLYWRRFLVGPKFYLKLFVAFLPAAIIGLLFGDHIDALLESANTVAISLVVGGAVLIWSDYWKIKPPVPLAVDATSKLVNDKKLDETFSSSQALKVGFAQCFALIPGVSRSGATILGGILTGASRTYAAEFSFFLAVPTMFAATVYKIWKTPTPFSSDEIQLLIIGNVVAFVVAMLAIKTFIGLLQRFGFKWFGIYRIILGSFVLIFQ